The Glycine soja cultivar W05 chromosome 8, ASM419377v2, whole genome shotgun sequence genome has a window encoding:
- the LOC114422629 gene encoding protein HEAT-STRESS-ASSOCIATED 32-like — protein MAAFRWKSFEENEDRPAKPRHFGVTEIQSPHCTLFSHNLLQDIFESMGDYVDGLKFSGGSHSMMPKATIKQIIDMAHQHDVYVSTGDWAEHMISKSPSGFKEYVEECKQLGFDTIELNVGSLEIPEETFLRFVRLVKSGGLKAKPHFQVKFNESDIPKGGDRAYGAYIPPVPRSFELVEDVNLLIRRAERCLEAGADMIMIDADDVSKHADNMRADIIAKIIGRLGIEKTMFEASNQRISEWFIKQYGPKVNLFIDHSNVVDVECLRGRNLGRNLASFLGASDFLF, from the exons ATGGCAGCGTTCCGATGGAAGAGCTTCGAGGAGAATGAGGATCGCCCAGCCAAGCCTCGTCATTTTGGCGTCACCGAGATTCAAAGCCCCCACTGCACTCTCTTCTCCCACAACCTTCTTCAG GATATTTTTGAATCTATGGGAGACTATGTAGATGGGTTAAAGTTTTCTGGAGGTTCTCACAGCATGATGCCAAAGGCTACTATCAAGCAAATCATTGACATGGCCCATCAGCATGACGTGTATGTTAGCACGGGTGATTGGGCTGAGCACATGATTAGCAAAAGTCCATCAGGTTTCAAGGAATATGTAGAG GAATGCAAGCAGTTGGGGTTTGACACAATTGAGCTCAATGTGGGATCGCTTGAGATTCCTGAAGAAACCTTTTTGAGATTTGTCCGCTTGGTCAAAAGTGGTGGTCTCAAAGCTAAGCCTCATTTTCAAGTGAAGTTTAATGAGTCTGATATTCCCAAAGGTGGTGACAGGGCTTATGGGGCTTATATTCCCCCTGTACCTAGATCATTTG AATTGGTAGAAGATGTGAATCTCTTGATCAGAAGGGCTGAGAGATGTCTGGAAGCAGGTGCAGACATGATAATGATTGATGCTGATGATGTCAGCAAACATGCTGATAACATGCGTGCAGACATCATTGCCAAAATCATAGGGCGCCTTGGTATTGAGAAGACTATGTTTGAAGCATCAAATCAGAGAATATCGGAGTGGTTCATCAAACAATATGGTCCAAAG GTGAACCTCTTTATTGATCATTCGAACGTGGTGGATGTGGAGTGCCTCAGGGGGCGCAACTTGGGTAGAAATCTTGCTTCTTTCCTTGGTGCTTCAGATTTCCTGTTCTGA
- the LOC114421335 gene encoding calcium/calmodulin-regulated receptor-like kinase 1 isoform X2, translating into MNWPTLTFTIGICIGFVVGVSLALSIVSCVIRGRKRTDIERSSSHSAVTIPVQVQVVDSNSTLSEGQESPRTSEWSNTSIWLERLRRNSSVSACGIPKYFYKDIQKATSNFTTIIGNGAFGPVYKAQMDTGETVAVKVLGTNSRQGEQEFLTEVLLLGRLHHKSLVDLVGYVAERGKHMLLYIYMSNGSLDSHLYADLGKNHKPLSWDLRLSIALDVARGLEYLHHGASPPVVHRDIKSCNILLDQSMRAKVTDFGLSRPEMIKPRTSNVRGTFGYVDPEYLSTRTFTKKSDVYSFGVLLFELITGRNPQQGLMEYVKLAVMESEGKVGWEEIVDPQLNGKYDVHNLHDMASLAFKCVNEVSKSRPSMCEIVQELSQICKRQIKDHGGTSPAALKEVSIEVGQTEIQDFSSIESSKMVRRLHSR; encoded by the exons ATGAACTGGCCTACCTTAACTTTCACAATAGGAATTTGCATAGGCTTTGTGGTTGGGGTGAGTTTGGCATTATCGATTGTATCCTGCGTCATACGTGGAAGGAAGCGCACAGACATTGAGAGGAGCAGTTCTCACAGTGCAGTGACCATTCCTGTTCAGGTCCAAGTGGTTGATTCTAACTCAACATTATCAGAGGGTCAGGAATCACCCAGAACATCTGAGTGGAGTAACACATCTATATGGTTGGAAAGACTTAGGAGGAATAGTTCAGTGTCAGCATGTGGAATTCCCAAGTATTTTTACAA AGATATACAAAAGGCTACTTCTAATTTCACAACCATCATAGGCAATGGAGCATTTGGTCCTGTTTATAAAGCGCAGATGGATACAGGTGAGACAGTTGCTGTTAAAGTTCTTGGCACTAATTCAAGGCAAGGGGAACAGGAGTTTTTAACTGAG GTTTTATTACTTGGAAGATTACATCACAAAAGCCTTGTGGATTTGGTGGGATATGTGGCAGAAAGAGGAAAACATATGCTTCTTTACATTTACATGAGCAATGGCAGTCTTGATTCCCATTTATATG CTGATTTGGGAAAAAATCACAAGCCATTGAGCTGGGATTTGAGGCTTAGCATAGCGCTAGATGTTGCAAGAGGACTGGAATATCTACATCATGGG GCTTCTCCACCTGTTGTGCACCGTGACATCAAATCTTGCAATATACTGTTGGACCAGTCTATGAGAGCCAAG GTCACTGATTTTGGGCTTTCCAGACCAGAGATGATCAAACCTCGCACATCAAATGTCAGAGGAACTTTTGGATATGTTGATCCCGAGTATTTGTCTACAAGAACCTTCACTAAGAAAAGCGATGTTTATAGTTTTGGTGTGCTACTGTTTGAACTTATCACTGGCAGGAATCCACAGCAAGGGCTCATGGAATATGTAAAACTA GCAGTCATGGAAAGCGAGGGTAAGGTTGGATGGGAAGAAATTGTGGACCCACAATTAAATGGAAAATATGATGTGCATAATCTTCATGACATGGCTTCACTTGCATTCAAATGTGTTAATGAAGTCTCCAAAAGCCGACCTTCGATGTGCGAAATTGTTCAAGAATTATCTCAGATTTGTAAGAGGCAAATTAAAGATCATGGTGGAACATCTCCTGCTGCATTGAAGGAAGTGTCCATTGAAGTGGGCCAGACTGAAATTCAGGACTTCTCATCAATTGAGAGTTCAAAGATGGTGCGCAGATTGCATAGCCGATGA
- the LOC114421335 gene encoding calcium/calmodulin-regulated receptor-like kinase 1 isoform X1 — protein MNWPTLTFTIGICIGFVVGVSLALSIVSCVIRGRKRTDIERSSSHSAVTIPVQVQVVDSNSTLSEGQESPRTSEWSNTSIWLERLRRNSSVSACGIPKYFYKDIQKATSNFTTIIGNGAFGPVYKAQMDTGETVAVKVLGTNSRQGEQEFLTEQVLLLGRLHHKSLVDLVGYVAERGKHMLLYIYMSNGSLDSHLYADLGKNHKPLSWDLRLSIALDVARGLEYLHHGASPPVVHRDIKSCNILLDQSMRAKVTDFGLSRPEMIKPRTSNVRGTFGYVDPEYLSTRTFTKKSDVYSFGVLLFELITGRNPQQGLMEYVKLAVMESEGKVGWEEIVDPQLNGKYDVHNLHDMASLAFKCVNEVSKSRPSMCEIVQELSQICKRQIKDHGGTSPAALKEVSIEVGQTEIQDFSSIESSKMVRRLHSR, from the exons ATGAACTGGCCTACCTTAACTTTCACAATAGGAATTTGCATAGGCTTTGTGGTTGGGGTGAGTTTGGCATTATCGATTGTATCCTGCGTCATACGTGGAAGGAAGCGCACAGACATTGAGAGGAGCAGTTCTCACAGTGCAGTGACCATTCCTGTTCAGGTCCAAGTGGTTGATTCTAACTCAACATTATCAGAGGGTCAGGAATCACCCAGAACATCTGAGTGGAGTAACACATCTATATGGTTGGAAAGACTTAGGAGGAATAGTTCAGTGTCAGCATGTGGAATTCCCAAGTATTTTTACAA AGATATACAAAAGGCTACTTCTAATTTCACAACCATCATAGGCAATGGAGCATTTGGTCCTGTTTATAAAGCGCAGATGGATACAGGTGAGACAGTTGCTGTTAAAGTTCTTGGCACTAATTCAAGGCAAGGGGAACAGGAGTTTTTAACTGAG CAGGTTTTATTACTTGGAAGATTACATCACAAAAGCCTTGTGGATTTGGTGGGATATGTGGCAGAAAGAGGAAAACATATGCTTCTTTACATTTACATGAGCAATGGCAGTCTTGATTCCCATTTATATG CTGATTTGGGAAAAAATCACAAGCCATTGAGCTGGGATTTGAGGCTTAGCATAGCGCTAGATGTTGCAAGAGGACTGGAATATCTACATCATGGG GCTTCTCCACCTGTTGTGCACCGTGACATCAAATCTTGCAATATACTGTTGGACCAGTCTATGAGAGCCAAG GTCACTGATTTTGGGCTTTCCAGACCAGAGATGATCAAACCTCGCACATCAAATGTCAGAGGAACTTTTGGATATGTTGATCCCGAGTATTTGTCTACAAGAACCTTCACTAAGAAAAGCGATGTTTATAGTTTTGGTGTGCTACTGTTTGAACTTATCACTGGCAGGAATCCACAGCAAGGGCTCATGGAATATGTAAAACTA GCAGTCATGGAAAGCGAGGGTAAGGTTGGATGGGAAGAAATTGTGGACCCACAATTAAATGGAAAATATGATGTGCATAATCTTCATGACATGGCTTCACTTGCATTCAAATGTGTTAATGAAGTCTCCAAAAGCCGACCTTCGATGTGCGAAATTGTTCAAGAATTATCTCAGATTTGTAAGAGGCAAATTAAAGATCATGGTGGAACATCTCCTGCTGCATTGAAGGAAGTGTCCATTGAAGTGGGCCAGACTGAAATTCAGGACTTCTCATCAATTGAGAGTTCAAAGATGGTGCGCAGATTGCATAGCCGATGA
- the LOC114421336 gene encoding anthocyanidin reductase ((2S)-flavan-3-ol-forming)-like — translation MATIKPTGKKACVIGGSGFMASLLIKQLLEKGYAVNTTVRDPDNTKKIPHLLALQSLGELNIFGADLTGEKDFDAPIAGCELVFQLATPVNFASEDPENDMIKPAITGVLNVLKACVRAKGVKRVILTSSAAAVTINQLKGTDLVMDESNWTDVEYLSTAKPPTWGYPASKALAEKAAWKFAEENHIDLITVIPTLTTGPSVTTDIPSSVGMAASLITGNDFLINALKGMQLLSGSISITHVEDICRAQIFVAEKESASGRYICCAHNTSVPELAKFLSKRYPQYKIPTEFDDCPSKAKLIISSEKLVKEGFSFKYGIEEIYDQTLEYLKSKGALNN, via the exons ATGGCCACTATCAAGCCAACTGGAAAGAAGGCATGTGTGATTGGAGGGAGTGGATTTATGGCCTCTTTGTTGATCAAGCAGTTGCTTGAAAAGGGTTATGCTGTCAATACCACAGTTAGAGACCCAG ataatactaaaaaaatacctcaccTTTTGGCACTGCAAAGTTTGGGCGAATTGAACATATTTGGAGCAGATTTAACTGGTGAAAAAGATTTTGATGCTCCTATAGCAGGCTGTGAACTTGTCTTCCAGCTTGCTACACCTGTGAACTTTGCTTCTGAAGATCCTGAG AATGACATGATCAAGCCTGCAATCACAGGCGTCTTGAATGTGTTAAAAGCATGTGTGCGAGCAAAAGGAGTCAAACGAGTCATCTTGACATCTTCAGCAGCTGCTGTGACCATAAACCAACTCAAGGGAACTGATCTGGTTATGGATGAAAGCAACTGGACTGATGTTGAGTACTTGAGCACTGCAAAGCCACCCACTTGG GGTTATCCTGCCTCCAAAGCACTAGCAGAGAAGGCAGCATGGAAATTTGCTGAAGAAAATCACATTGATCTCATCACTGTGATACCTACTCTCACAACTGGTCCTTCTGTCACTACAGACATCCCATCAAGTGTTGGCATGGCAGCGTCCCTCATAACAG GCAATGATTTCCTCATAAACGCTCTGAAAGGTATGCAGTTGCTATCAGGTTCAATATCCATCACTCATGTGGAGGATATTTGCCGAGCACAAATATTTGTGGCGGAGAAAGAATCGGCTTCTGGTCGATACATTTGCTGTGCTCACAATACTAGTGTTCCTGAGCTTGCAAAGTTTCTCAGCAAACGATACCCTCAATATAAAATTCCAACTGA ATTCGATGATTGTCCCTCAAAGGCAAAGTTAATAATCTCTTCCGAAAAGCTTGTCAAAGAAGGATTCAGTTTCAAGTATGGAATTGAAGAAATTTATGATCAGACTCTGGAGTACTTAAAGAGCAAAGGGGCTCTGAAtaactga
- the LOC114422060 gene encoding anthocyanidin reductase ((2S)-flavan-3-ol-forming)-like: MANIKQIGKKQACVIGGSGFIASLLIKQLLQKGYAVNTTVRDLGSINKIAHLLVLKNLGELKIFRADLTVEGDFEAPISGCELVFQFATPMNFGSEDPENDMIKPAISGVLNVLKTCAQTKEVKRVILTSSTDAVTINQLNGKGHVMDESNWTDVEYLTTAKPHGWGYPASKTLAEKAAWKFAEENHIDLITVIPSLTAGPSITADIPFSVVLAASLMKGNDFYIKSLREMQLLSGSISITHVEDICRAHIFVAEKESASGRYIVCAHNTSVPELAKFLSERYPRYEIPTEFHDIPSKAKLVISSEKLIKEGFSFKYGIEEIINHSVEYLRSEGALLN, encoded by the exons ATGGCCAATATCAAGCAAATCGGAAAGAAGCAGGCTTGTGTGATCGGTGGCAGTGGATTTATTGCTTCTTTGTTGATCAAGCAGTTGCTTCAGAAGGGTTATGCTGTTAATACCACTGTTAGAGATTTAg GTAGTATCAATAAAATAGCTCACCTTTTGGTACTGAAAAATCTGGGCgaattgaaaatatttagagCAGATTTGACAGTTGAAGGAGATTTTGAAGCCCCTATATCAGGCTGTGAACTTGTATTCCAATTTGCTACACCTATGAACTTTGGTTCTGAAGATCCTGAG AATGACATGATCAAGCCAGCAATCAGCGGCGTATTGAATGTGCTGAAAACATGTGCTCAAACGAAAGAAGTCAAACGAGTCATCTTGACATCTTCAACTGATGCTGTAACTATTAACCAACTCAATGGAAAAGGTCATGTTATGGATGAAAGCAATTGGACTGATGTGGAGTACTTGACCACTGCAAAGCCACATGGATGg GGATATCCTGCCTCCAAAACACTAGCAGAGAAGGCTGCATGGAAATTTGCTGAAGAAAATCACATTGATCTCATCACTGTGATACCTTCCCTCACTGCTGGTCCTTCTATCACTGCAGACATCCCATTCAGTGTTGTGTTGGCTGCGTCCCTAATGAAAG GGAATGATTTCTACATTAAGTCTTTGAGAGAGATGCAATTGCTGTCAGGTTCAATATCTATCACTCATGTTGAGGATATTTGCCGAGCACATATATTTGTGGCAGAGAAAGAATCAGCTTCTGGTCGATACATTGTCTGTGCTCACAATACTAGTGTTCCTGAGCTTGCAAAGTTTCTTAGCGAAAGATACCCTCGATATGAAATTCCAACTGA ATTCCATGATATCCCCTCCAAGGCAAAGTTAGTCATCTCTTCAGAGAAGCTTATCAAAGAAGGGTTCAGTTTCAagtatggcattgaagaaattATTAACCATAGTGTGGAGTACTTAAGGAGTGAGGGGGCCCTGCTCAACTAA
- the LOC114421841 gene encoding uncharacterized protein LOC114421841: MAKNYGFLVCIFVLVLDIVAGILGIQAEMAQNKVKDLKVWVLECRDPSYEAFKLGLAASICLVFAHAIAHLLGRCICMQSKEECQGATANGRLAVAFLILSWILLGIAFSLLIFGSLANSRSRESCGISNRRFLSIGGILCFIHGLFTIGYYVSVTATRREEKRQGNSIVGHT, translated from the exons ATGGCCAAAAACTATGGGTTCCTTGTCTGCATTTTTGTCTTGGTCTTGGACATTGTAGCTGGCATACTTGGAATTCAAGCAGAaatggctcaaaacaag GTTAAGGACTTGAAAGTGTGGGTACTTGAGTGTAGGGATCCAAGCTATGAAGCTTTCAAGCTAGGACTTGCTGCTTCCATTTGCTTGGTCTTTGCTCATGCAATTGCTCACTTGCTTGGTCGGTGCATTTGCATGCAATCCAAAGAAGAATGCCAAGGAGCCACAGCTAATGGGCGATTAGCAGTGGCTTTTCTCATTTTATCTTG GATATTATTAGGGATTGCTTTCTCCTTGCTGATTTTTGGCTCCTTAGCCAACTCAAGATCAAGGGAATCGTGTGGGATATCAAATCGTCGGTTTCTATCCATTGGAGGGATTCTATGCTTCATACACGGGTTGTTCACCATTGGTTATTATGTTTCTGTAACTGCCACAAGAAGGGAAGAAAAGAGGCAAGGAAACTCCATTGTAGGCCACACTTAA